The genomic region GTTGAGCTTGCGCCTTTGCTTGCTGATTATGTCTTCCCCGCGCTCAAATCCAGCGTGTCTTAACACTGAAGTTGGAAAGTCGGGTGTTTTCACCCACAGGAGAAGAAACCTAGTGGTAGGTTTCTATCACATAGTAGGTAGGTGCGAAAACGTCGCAGTAGCGCCGTACCCTTAAAGCTTCAACTTCCCCGATATCAAGACAGGTCGATAATGGCATCGCATGATCCTGGCCATCCACAGGTTAAAACCGCTGAACCAGTAACTGACTCTCACGTGGAGTCAGACCATCTCCAGCGCGGACTTAGCAACCGACATATCCAGTTGATTGCCATTGGGGGTGCCATCGGCACTGGACTATTTATGGGATCTGGCAAGACGATTTCGTTGGCTGGGCCTTCCGTGGTTTTGGTTTACGGCATCATTGGCTTCATGCTCTTCTTCGTCATGCGTGCGATGGGTGAGCTGCTGCTATCGAACCTAAACTACAAGTCACTGCGTGACGCCGTGTCAGACATTTTAGGCCCCACCGCTGGTTTCGTCTGCGGCTGGACCTATTGGTTTTGCTGGATTGTCACGGGTATGGCCGATGTCGTGGCTATTACTGGCTATGCCCAGTACTGGTGGCCGGATATCGCGCTGTGGATACCCGGAGCGTTAACGATTCTTCTCCTACTCGGGTTAAACCTCGTTGCTGTTCGCCTTTTTGGTGAGCTGGAATTCTGGTTCGCCATCATCAAACTAGTGGCCATCACCGCGCTCATCCTCGTCGGCGGGGTGATGATTCTGACTCATTTCCAGTCACCAGACGGCAACGTTGCGGCGGTTTCGAATCTGATTAACCACGGGGGCTTCTTCCCGAACGGTATCGCTGGCTTCCTCGCCGGATTCCAGATTGCTATCTTCGCTTTTGTCGGCGTGGAACTTGCTGGTACCGCTGCTGCTGAAACGAAAGACCCAGAAAAGAATCTGCCGCGCGCAATCAACTCGATTCCTGTCCGTATCGTTGTGTTCTACATCCTGGCGCTCGCAGTTATCATGATGGTTACTCCGTGGGACAAAGTCCACAATGACTCCAGTCCGTTTGTTCAGATGTTTGCCCTGGCTGGATTGCCGGCCGCAGCAGGCATTATCAACTTCGTGGTGCTGACATCGGCTGCATCATCGGCCAACAGCGGCATTTTCTCAACGTCACGAATGCTTTTCGGCCTGGCACGCGAAGGCCAAGCGCCCAAGCGCTGGGGAGTATTGTCCAGCCACCACGTGCCCGCCCGAGGCCTTTTCTTCTCGGTAGCATGCTTGGTCCCAAGCTTATTGATCTTGTATGCAGGATCCAGCGTGATCGAAGCCTTCACTTTGATTACCACCGTCTCATCTGTTTTGTTCATGGTGGTGTGGAGCCTTATCCTCGCCGCCTACCTCGTCTACCGCCGTAAGTTCCCTGAGCGCCACAAAGCATCCAGCTTCAAGGTGCCGGGCGGTCGGTTTATGTGCTGGGTTGTTCTCGCCTTCTTCGCATTTATGGTTGTTGTCCTGACCTTTGAAAACGACACCCGCTCCGCTTTGATGGTCACCCCGATTTGGTTCGTGATTCTGTTCGCCGGCTGGTACCTCACCGGTGGTGCGAAAGGCGCTGAGAAGCGAGCTACGCAGTAGTGAGTTAAGCAGCTGACTGGCTCTCGGCTCTGGGAGCCCGCAGGTGTAGTGTCGGGGTCTCTGGCAGATGAGATTCCTGTCAGCCTCACTGCAAATTGGTGCACTCTGCCTTCAAGGCGTGACATGTATTCAAAAATGTTGTAGGTTGAGCACCATGCATTTGTATTTCCTATAAGGCAAAGTTCGCCGGCCGTTACCCGATTGAACTGATCTCGGGTTCGCACGGAGGCAACTTGTCCTGACTCGTATCCTGGCGCAACGCTGTGTTCGCATGCGTCCAGTTGATTGTGGGAGTCGAAGTTTTTCCATGCCTAGCTGAAAACATCGAAAAGACGTCTTTTCAGTGTGTTGGGCATGAGTTTTTTAAAGGAAATACATGAATACCGACGCACGTCGTTTTCCGGCGCAGGAGCTTTCTGCTCGTCAACTTCCAGCTCGTGAACGCGCCCAAATCATTGCCTCTGAAGTAACCGTAGTTCGAGGCACCAATACCGTCTTGAAAGAAGTAGATCTGGTTCTTAACGCGGAGTCACGCGTGGGAATCGTGGGTGAAAATGGGCGTGGTAAATCCACGCTGTTGCATGTTCTCGCGGGGACTTTAGAACCTGACAGCGGCACGGTGTCGTGCATTGGCACCATTGGTGTGGCTGAGCAAGAAATGCAATCGCACGGTGAGCGCACCGTGGGCGATGCGGTGGCGGAAGCTATTGCAGAACCACTTGCTGCGCTGGCTGCTCTTGATGAGGCCGGTCAGAAACTTGCCGAGGGAAGTGATGACGCCAACGATGCCTATGCCGAATCCTTGGAATGGGTCGAGCGCCTGGATGCGTGGGGCGCGGAGCGCCGCGTGCATATCGCACTGGAGGCTCTCAATGCAGTTACGGACATGTCCGTCCGTTTGGCGCAGTTGTCCGTGGGCCAGCGCTACCGCATCCGCCTGGCCTGTTTGCTCGGCGCAGATGATGATTTCTTGTTGCTGGATGAGCCCACGAACCATCTCGACCGCAGTGGGCTGGAGTTTCTCACCGCGCAGATCAGCAACCGCACAGGTGGCGTTGCCGTGGTCAGCCACGACAGGGCCCTGCTGACGGACTTTGCACAGACCATCGTTGATGTGGATCCCACACCCGATGGCCGCCTGCGGATCTATGGCAATGGCTACGCCGGATACCGTGAGGGCCGTGCAGCTGAACTAGTCCGCTGGGAACAGGCCTATTACAAAGAGCAGGCTGAGCGCGCCCGGCTTGAGGCGAGTTTAGATGCCGCACAGAATCGCCTGGTTGATAAGTGGCGCCCAGGCAAAGGCACCCCGAAACATGCGCGCACAACGCGCGCTGGTGGTGCGGTTAAAGCGTTTCATCGCCGCCAAGAAGAACTGGAGTCCCATGCCATTACGATTCCCGAGCCACCGCAGGAATTTAAGTTTCCTCATTTGAAGACCCGTAAGTCCGCCACACTGATGGCGGTGGATGATGTCACCGTTACCGGGCGTCTAACCCAACCCGTATCGTTCGAGCTGGAACAGCGCGGAAGGCTAGTCATCACTGGGCCTAACGGTGCAGGAAAATCCACGCTGCTGGAGGCTATCAGTGGCCATCTCACCCCAAGTACGGGTCACGTATCTGTGCCGCAGGGAACACGCATTGGTTATCTCCGCCAAGAATCTGATCTGCCCGCCGAACAGCGTGTGGGGGAGTATTTCCTCCGCCAAGTCGAACACTTGGTGTCAACCGGTGCTATTAAAAAATCGCAGGCACTCGGGCTTCCGGAACTTGGTTTGCTGCGTGCACCAGAGATGGATAAACGCATTGGTGAACTATCCATGGGACAACAACGCCGCCTAGAGCTAGCGCTTGTACTAGCGGAGCTTCCGCATGTGCTGATCCTGGATGAGCCCACCAACCATCTCTCCATCGCATTGGTTGATGAACTCACCGAGGCACTTGAAGCAACAGAGGCCGCCGTAGTGTTGTCGTCGCATGACCGGCAGCTTCTTCGAGATACGCAGCAGTGGCCCAGAATCGAACTTATCTAGGCCAGAAAACATCAAGAGCCGTATTTTCCCAGCAAATAGTATTTATCTTGCTGCGGTGAAAGGAGCACACGTTGTTGGAATGGAATCAGATTATCCAAGAGATTGAAGAAGACTTGGATGTGGACATCGAAAAGCTGGCACGGCGCACACTAACCACGGAGTACCACCTGCGGAAGATGTTTAGCACCCTCGCGGGGATCACGCTGACCAGATACATCCGTAATCGGCGTTTAACATTGGCTGCCGCGGAACTGCGTGCCGGGATGACGGTGCTTGATGCGGCGGTGAAGTACGGATATGGATCCTCGGAAGCCTTTTCTCGGAGTTTCGCTAAGTTCCACGGCATCAACCCTTCTATGGCGCGAACTGATTCAGCCACGCTGAGTTCACAACCGCAGTTGAGATTCAATATTTCAGTGAAAGGAGCAAGTAAAATGCGTTTTCGCATTGTAGAAAAGAAGTCTTTCTACCTCAGTGGTTTCTCAACGACAGTAAACCTCGTGTTTGAAGGAGATAATCAGCAGATCAGTGACTTCGAAAAGTCACTTGATCCCCAAAGAACAGGAGCTTTGCTGGAATACAATGATGTAGAGCCTACAGGGCAGCTTGGTGTCAGTACCGAACTCGAAAACCAGCGTGAAGAAGGTTCGGAGTTGGAATATTGGCATGCAGTGGCAACGAGTGAGCCAGCGGACGGGTATGAGTCGACGAAGGTGCCAGCGGGCACGTGGGTCGTCTTTGATTCTGAAGGGACATTTCCTGACACAATCCAGCAGATGTGGGCAGATGCAGCCACCGAATGGTTTCCCGCAAATCCCTACTTGTGGGCACCAGGACCACAATTGCTACACGTTGAGTTTGAGGATGGTTCCACTGCACGTGCTCAACTGTGGATTCCTGTGATCTCCCAACAAAACCGTCAACAGTCAGAAAAGAACGGATGATGGATCTTTTCTAGCTAGATATCCATATTGTCGATCAGCCTGGTCCCACCAACGGTGATAGCTCCCAGGGCTAAAGCGGGTGCAGTTGGTGGCCAGGTAATGGGCTGCAAGGTATCGGGAGAGACGACCTCGAGGTAGTCCATGTCCACGCCGGGACAGTTGCGGAGTTGGTCGCGGGCTTGATCAAGATCGATGCGGCGATCGCGCAGTGCGGTTAGCGTTGTCGGCAGCGCGAGCGCTTTGCGACGATCGCTGGCGCTCAGGTGCTGGTTGCGGCTTGATTCCGCTAGACCATCCGCGCCACGGCTAATGGGAACGGCGCGGATATCAACGCGTAGGTTCAAATCGTGGACCATCCGCCTGATGATTGCTAGCTGCTGGGCATCTTTTTGCCCAAAGTAGGCGCGGTGCGGGCGGATGAGATTAAACAGTTTCGTGACCACGGTGGCAACACCGTCGAAATGCCCAGGCCGGCTGGCGCCTTCAAGCTGCGAACCCATCTCGCCGGTACTTACCCATACTTCCGGTGTGCGGAGCGGATACATTTCCGCCACCTCAGGGGCGAAGACAAAATCTACCCCGGCGGATTCCAAAAGCTGTGCATCCGCGTCGACATCCCTGGGGTAGTTGCGGTAATCATCGCAGTTGCCGAGCTGCGCGAACTGCAGTGGGTTGACAAAAATGCTGGCGATGACCACGTCGTTGTCAGAGTCGCTGTCGGCGTGTGCGGCGGAGATGAGGCTTAAGTGCCCATCGTGAAGCGCGCCCATAGTGGGCACTAGGGCGATGGTGCCGCGGACGGCTACGAGGGCATCGATAAGCTCTGCTGTGGTTTTAATCAGCTTCATTCGTAGGATTCCTCCACCGCTGGAAAATTGCGGGTGGAGACATCGTCGGCGTAGGCGCGGGCGGCATCGAAAAGTGAATCACCCAGGCTCGCGTAGTGGCGCACAAAGCGCGCGGTCTTGCCCCGGTTGAGACCGAAAGCATCCTGCCAGACCAAGATTTGGCCATCGGTGTCTGGGCCGGCGCCAATGCCGATTGTGGCGATGGAAATCTCGCGGGTAACCTCGGCCGCGATCTGAGCCGGTACCATTTCTAATACGACGGCGAATGCACCGGCAGCTTCTACGGCGCGGGCATCGCGAGCGAGTTTCTCCGCGCCAGAACCCCGGCCCTGAATAACTGGGCCGCCCAGCGCGTGCTCAGACTGCGGGGTAAAACCGATATGCCCGCACACTGGAACACCTGCGGCGACGATGGCTGCAATGGTGTCTGTGCGTTCTTCCCCGCCTTCTACCTTGACTGCGTGTGCGCCGGTTTCTTTCATAATTTTTACCGCCGTGGCAACTGCTTGCTCAGGGGAAGTTTCGTAGCTGCCAAACGGAAGATCCACGACCACCAACGCGCGGCGTGCCGCGAGTGCAACGGCCTTGGCAAAGACGATCATTTCCTCGACGGTGATCGATAGCGTGGTGTCCCGGCCAAGCACGACGTTGGCCGCGGAATCGCCGACGAGCAGCATATCGATGCCTGCCTCATCAAATATGCGTGCTGATAGCGCGTCGTAGCTAGTCAACGCCGAGATGGGAGAACCAGCGGCTTTGGCCTCGAAAAAGTGACGGGTGCGTACCCGTTTGGCTTCAATTCCTGACATGGCAAAAGTATAGCCATGAGCCGATCCATCAATACACCGTTTTGAGCGCAATAAATGTGCTGAGCAGGTATTTTTTCTCGAATGTTTAATTCTAACTAGTGCTGAGCCAGATCACGGCGGCGGAAACCGGCAAACCCCAGGGCTAAAAATGCCACGGTAATAACGCTTATCCACAGAAGCCCTGCCCACGAATCACCGCTATTGACCACATTCGGGATATGCCAGTACGGGCTAATGGCAAGAATCCAGTCCCACAAATTAAATGGCGGGCCAAGGATGGTCAGCGCAAACGAGATCAACACCCCAGCCCACGCTGCTAATAAGACCATGGGTCGCGCGCCGACCACGGCAACGGCCAAAGCTACAACCGTCCATACCGCAGGGATAACGGTCACAGCCTGGAGTAATACCTCGGCCAAGGACATACCAATATCCGCCTTATCAACGAATACAGCAATGACTGTGCCAGCTATTAGTACATAGGCTGCCGGTGCGAGCAGCACGATAACTACATTGCTGCCCAGGTAGCGGGTGCGGCTTATGGCCGTGGCAAGCAGCGGTTCCAGACGGTCTTCTAATTCTTCATGGCGGATCTTAATCATCATTTGCACACCAGAGACAGAGGCAATGATGCCCACCATGCTCAAAATGGTTACTATAAATTCCGAGATCAGCGCATCCGGTGTCGTCGCACCCGCAGCGAGAATCTGTGAGACCGCACTGTCATTGCGCAGGATCTCTTCGACCGAAGTAGCAAAGTAGCCAAAGACCACACCCAGTACGCCAAAGGCACAGGCCCACGCGATCATTGATCCGGTGTTGATTCTTAATGCCAAGCGCAATGGAGAATGCACCTTACCGCGAGCTGGCCCAGGGCGTGGGGGCGTAGCACCTTGACCAAAATCTCTCCGGGCATCAAGAATAAAGGCACTAACCAGTGCAACTGTGGTAAAAGCCACGGCTAAAAGAAGAGGCCACCAGTGATTTCCTGTTGCAGGGCGGGTTTCAGTCATCCACCCCAAAGGATTTACCCACACCGTCCACTGCGGAGCTTCAATAGAATAAGTAAACCCGCGCAATACAAATAACACGCCGAGTACGGACAACGCCAAGGTATTAGCGCTGTGGGCATCGCCTCCCAATTGCGCTGCGATCGCTGCGATTCCGGTAAACATCCATCCCGTGGCAGTAAAGGTGGCGCACAACAGCAGGGAGTTTTCCCATTCTCCGCCGCACAACGCCGTGGCTATTCCAGAGATGGCTCCGACTAAAACCGAGCAGATCAAAGCTAAACACATGCCCGTAAACAACCGCGTGCCACGACCCATGACCCCGGATGCCAATAGCTCCGCTTGCCCGGAATCTTCTTGCCCACGAGTTGCTTTGACCACGATGAAAATTGCGCCCAAGGCAGTGAGGAACCCGCCGAGAGCCAACGCTCGCCAGGCGTTAAAACCATCGCTGGTGGAAAGATCGAAAGCGGGACCAAAAATCAAGCTCAACGCTGGGTTGGATCCCACCACCGCAGCAAATTCCACGCGGTCCGCTTGCTCCGGATACACCCAGGGATAGACCACCACGGACGAGACCGATAGTGCTGTGGCGATGACAATCCACGGGGCAAAAGACTTCTTTTCGTACTTCAACGACGCCCGCAATAAAGGCCCTGTGCCCGCGAGCGTATGCCCAGCTAATGCACTCATGATTGCTCGTCCTTGTCATACAAGCGCAGAAATAATGACTCCAAGGTGGGCGGTTCTACAGTTAAAGAATCGAGCCCAAATGGCACCAGCTGCGTCATGGCCTCACCAATGCGATCAGAGTCTACGGAGGCGTTGAGGGTTTTATCATCCAGGTGGATGTCGGAAAATAGCGACAGCTCCGATTTCTGTGGCACCCGCTCCAACGTGGCTTGGATCGAGGTACGCGCGTGACTTTGCAGTTCAGCCAGGGAGCCAGTTTCTACAATCGTGCCATCGCGGATGATGGATAAACGATCCGCGAGTGTTTCCACCTCGGCCAGAATATGGCTGGACAAGAGCACCGAAGTACCACGCTCTTTGGCCTCTCCGATGACTTCTTGAAAGACCTTCTCCATCGGAGGGTCGAGCCCGTTGGTGGGCTCGTCCAAGATCAATAACTCCACGTTGGAGGACAATGCGGCGATGATGGCTACCTTTTGCCGGTTTCCTTTGGAGTACTGCCTGCCGCGTTTGGTGGGGTCCAGCTCAAAACGCTCAACGAGTTCTGCTCGCTTCTTCTCCTCCAACCCACCGCGAAGAGACCCCAGCAGGTCAATAGCCTCACCACCGGTCATCCCGGGCCACAAGGAGACATCACCGGGCACATACGCCAGCTTTCGATGCAGTTCCACCACATCCCGCCACGGATCTTGCCCCAGCACCGTCGCTGATCCACCGTCAGCTTTCAACAACCCCAGAAGCACTCGAATCGTGGTGGATTTGCCGGCCCCATTGGGACCGAGAAAGCCATGCACATGGCCTTGCTCCACAGTCAGATCCACCTGATCTAAAGCACGGAATTGACCAAAGGTCTTGGTCAACCCGCGTACATCGATGACCGCATTATTTGCCATGACTACGCTTCACTTCGTGGGAAGAACTGGGTATAGCTCAACGATAGACCCACTTTCGCCGGGACGGGGTTCGTTTCGGAGGCGATTTTCCCAGCGGTATGGGGGAGAGCTCTGGGGGTGGGTTACGCCAAGTTGGCAAAGCCGCGCAGGTTCACTAGTGTTCGCCTCTCGCAGTGTCAGTCCCAGGGTTTTTCGTACTGAATTACGGGCATGTTCGACCGTTGTTAAGTGTGCAAATTGTAGTTAGCAATTTCTGCCATGCCATTTGTTGAGATCGGCGGTATACGTCCGCGAATTCCCATATACTGTGATGTTGGTTATGTTGCAGCGTTAAATGAGAATGGAGTCTCACCGTGGACCTTTACGAGTACCAAGCTCGTGACTTGTTTGAAAAGCATGATGTACCTGTACTTCGCGGCATCGTCGCTACCTCACCCACTCAGGCGGAAGAGGCAGCGGAGAAGCTCGGTACAGACGTTGTGGTCGTAAAAGCCCAGGTGAAAGTCGGTGGTCGCGGCAAGGCCGGTGGCGTCAAGCTGGCCAAAAGCCCGGCTGAGGCCGCGCAGGCTGCCGATGACATCCTTGGGCTGAAGATCAAGGATCACACCGTACGCCGCGTCATGATTGCCGAAGGTGCAGATATCGCGGAAGAGTATTATTTCTCCATTCTCTTAGATCGCACCAAGCGCCGTTATTTGGTCATGCTGTCTAAAGAAGGTGGCGTGGAAATTG from Corynebacterium ammoniagenes DSM 20306 harbors:
- the cycA gene encoding D-serine/D-alanine/glycine transporter; translated protein: MASHDPGHPQVKTAEPVTDSHVESDHLQRGLSNRHIQLIAIGGAIGTGLFMGSGKTISLAGPSVVLVYGIIGFMLFFVMRAMGELLLSNLNYKSLRDAVSDILGPTAGFVCGWTYWFCWIVTGMADVVAITGYAQYWWPDIALWIPGALTILLLLGLNLVAVRLFGELEFWFAIIKLVAITALILVGGVMILTHFQSPDGNVAAVSNLINHGGFFPNGIAGFLAGFQIAIFAFVGVELAGTAAAETKDPEKNLPRAINSIPVRIVVFYILALAVIMMVTPWDKVHNDSSPFVQMFALAGLPAAAGIINFVVLTSAASSANSGIFSTSRMLFGLAREGQAPKRWGVLSSHHVPARGLFFSVACLVPSLLILYAGSSVIEAFTLITTVSSVLFMVVWSLILAAYLVYRRKFPERHKASSFKVPGGRFMCWVVLAFFAFMVVVLTFENDTRSALMVTPIWFVILFAGWYLTGGAKGAEKRATQ
- a CDS encoding ABC transporter ATP-binding protein, giving the protein MANNAVIDVRGLTKTFGQFRALDQVDLTVEQGHVHGFLGPNGAGKSTTIRVLLGLLKADGGSATVLGQDPWRDVVELHRKLAYVPGDVSLWPGMTGGEAIDLLGSLRGGLEEKKRAELVERFELDPTKRGRQYSKGNRQKVAIIAALSSNVELLILDEPTNGLDPPMEKVFQEVIGEAKERGTSVLLSSHILAEVETLADRLSIIRDGTIVETGSLAELQSHARTSIQATLERVPQKSELSLFSDIHLDDKTLNASVDSDRIGEAMTQLVPFGLDSLTVEPPTLESLFLRLYDKDEQS
- a CDS encoding ABC transporter permease, which produces MSALAGHTLAGTGPLLRASLKYEKKSFAPWIVIATALSVSSVVVYPWVYPEQADRVEFAAVVGSNPALSLIFGPAFDLSTSDGFNAWRALALGGFLTALGAIFIVVKATRGQEDSGQAELLASGVMGRGTRLFTGMCLALICSVLVGAISGIATALCGGEWENSLLLCATFTATGWMFTGIAAIAAQLGGDAHSANTLALSVLGVLFVLRGFTYSIEAPQWTVWVNPLGWMTETRPATGNHWWPLLLAVAFTTVALVSAFILDARRDFGQGATPPRPGPARGKVHSPLRLALRINTGSMIAWACAFGVLGVVFGYFATSVEEILRNDSAVSQILAAGATTPDALISEFIVTILSMVGIIASVSGVQMMIKIRHEELEDRLEPLLATAISRTRYLGSNVVIVLLAPAAYVLIAGTVIAVFVDKADIGMSLAEVLLQAVTVIPAVWTVVALAVAVVGARPMVLLAAWAGVLISFALTILGPPFNLWDWILAISPYWHIPNVVNSGDSWAGLLWISVITVAFLALGFAGFRRRDLAQH
- a CDS encoding AraC family transcriptional regulator, whose product is MLEWNQIIQEIEEDLDVDIEKLARRTLTTEYHLRKMFSTLAGITLTRYIRNRRLTLAAAELRAGMTVLDAAVKYGYGSSEAFSRSFAKFHGINPSMARTDSATLSSQPQLRFNISVKGASKMRFRIVEKKSFYLSGFSTTVNLVFEGDNQQISDFEKSLDPQRTGALLEYNDVEPTGQLGVSTELENQREEGSELEYWHAVATSEPADGYESTKVPAGTWVVFDSEGTFPDTIQQMWADAATEWFPANPYLWAPGPQLLHVEFEDGSTARAQLWIPVISQQNRQQSEKNG
- the panC gene encoding pantoate--beta-alanine ligase; this encodes MKLIKTTAELIDALVAVRGTIALVPTMGALHDGHLSLISAAHADSDSDNDVVIASIFVNPLQFAQLGNCDDYRNYPRDVDADAQLLESAGVDFVFAPEVAEMYPLRTPEVWVSTGEMGSQLEGASRPGHFDGVATVVTKLFNLIRPHRAYFGQKDAQQLAIIRRMVHDLNLRVDIRAVPISRGADGLAESSRNQHLSASDRRKALALPTTLTALRDRRIDLDQARDQLRNCPGVDMDYLEVVSPDTLQPITWPPTAPALALGAITVGGTRLIDNMDI
- the panB gene encoding 3-methyl-2-oxobutanoate hydroxymethyltransferase produces the protein MSGIEAKRVRTRHFFEAKAAGSPISALTSYDALSARIFDEAGIDMLLVGDSAANVVLGRDTTLSITVEEMIVFAKAVALAARRALVVVDLPFGSYETSPEQAVATAVKIMKETGAHAVKVEGGEERTDTIAAIVAAGVPVCGHIGFTPQSEHALGGPVIQGRGSGAEKLARDARAVEAAGAFAVVLEMVPAQIAAEVTREISIATIGIGAGPDTDGQILVWQDAFGLNRGKTARFVRHYASLGDSLFDAARAYADDVSTRNFPAVEESYE
- a CDS encoding ABC-F family ATP-binding cassette domain-containing protein encodes the protein MNTDARRFPAQELSARQLPARERAQIIASEVTVVRGTNTVLKEVDLVLNAESRVGIVGENGRGKSTLLHVLAGTLEPDSGTVSCIGTIGVAEQEMQSHGERTVGDAVAEAIAEPLAALAALDEAGQKLAEGSDDANDAYAESLEWVERLDAWGAERRVHIALEALNAVTDMSVRLAQLSVGQRYRIRLACLLGADDDFLLLDEPTNHLDRSGLEFLTAQISNRTGGVAVVSHDRALLTDFAQTIVDVDPTPDGRLRIYGNGYAGYREGRAAELVRWEQAYYKEQAERARLEASLDAAQNRLVDKWRPGKGTPKHARTTRAGGAVKAFHRRQEELESHAITIPEPPQEFKFPHLKTRKSATLMAVDDVTVTGRLTQPVSFELEQRGRLVITGPNGAGKSTLLEAISGHLTPSTGHVSVPQGTRIGYLRQESDLPAEQRVGEYFLRQVEHLVSTGAIKKSQALGLPELGLLRAPEMDKRIGELSMGQQRRLELALVLAELPHVLILDEPTNHLSIALVDELTEALEATEAAVVLSSHDRQLLRDTQQWPRIELI